The stretch of DNA ATTTGAGTTAATGTCAGACCATAAATTAGGGGGTTGAATAATGGAGGACCTATTAGAATTTGAACAGCCAATAAGTTTTGAAGGCTCTGTGGCAAATCGCTTGAGCCATAATGCATATGCATAACATCAAATAGAGTAGCAATTGTAATGTTAAATAACGCAAATAAATGTGGTaaacaagtaggcctactcatGAACTTTCCTCTGTTTTCCAAGGACTTAAAACATGATCTGATCAACTGCATGTAAGAGCAAACTATGAAAATGCCACgaaaaatataaaacaatatTGTTACATATGCAACTACATTGGTTGGTGTGGATGAAGTTACCCAACTGGTCGTGTAACctgtgtgaatcggtgaaactcactcctcaggtatgtaatgggccacccgcgtcaacaaatagctagcttttctttggtgtagttggtagtggttgcgcttggaagtcgagaggtggcaggttcgactccccGTGGGGGTGAACATTGGCCAGATACCTCTGACTGAGCTTGCAAtaccacgtccgttacatacgcGTCACAGTCGCATCACATGACAATTTAGCAACCAACCAGTTAGCACAGTAGagtttctgtatgtgtgagcCACACAACCTCAGTTGGGAAGTAAATATAATAGCACTAGCTATAAGGCCAAAAGGAGCAATCCAGGAGAAAGAGACTAAGgttgtgtctactaccgcgcacttgtgcacttcgagcactgactttcagtgcttagggcgcttcacttacaaaaccagaataattcagtgcactgaaagtaccaggatggcgcactgcaaacggtccaaaaaaacagtgtacaacgatggacactactcgccctaaacgggcgccatcttggctatgtagtggaaaaggaggagccctttcggcagctttttccacgtaagtggagaagcgcgttcattttggcaggttttgcgggtgtggcgagcagatttgcgtctgtcacttccaccaagtgtttaacgtagcagtgttccatttgagacagcacttatcagcgacagagtgcactcaatatgtaagtgcactgttttgcagggcactgtattgcagtgtacttcataaattgcgcggtagtagacacagcctaaCTGTGCCACTCGATGCTTAGTCATGACAGAGTGATATTGCAGTGGTGTACATATTGCTACAAACCTGTCATAGGCCATCACAGCTAGCAGACAAGTACTCAATGCAAAAAGAAGAATATATGACAAAAACCTGAAACAGACATGCTGCATAGGAGATGACCTGCAAACGAGACAGCAGATCCATCAGAAATTTGGGGTAGAATCCTGCAATACCAAAAAGTCCAATAATGCACAAATTACAAAGAAAGATATACATCGGCACATGAAAGATTCTGTTAGAAATTATAGTCAAGATGACCGTAACATTAACTAGCACAATGATACAGTAACACAATAAAGTGAAAGAAAAGACAGGGACCCTGTAGTCTGTTATGTCTCCAAACCCAGACAGCGTGAATACTGTTACTACTGACATATTTTCAATTTTGCAAAAAGAATAAGACTAAATTAAGACCAAGCTATCTGCAAAGAAATGGAGAGTCCCTTTCATTTATTATCCGTATTGAAGGTTTGATCTTAACAAAGTATGATACCCAGTTAATATTAAACCTTACATTACACACAAGATAAGCAAAGAGTCGTTGCACCATGTGAAGCCTGTGCTATGAAATTACATCTTTGGTTCTTTTCACCATGTTCTTCATTTATTCTCTCCCAGATgcatattcaaatctgaaaatgtGATTTGTCCAATAAGGAAGTGGGAACAGTGTTGTGGATTGAGATTGTAGATCTAGTCAACACACTATGATGTTGGGAGTATGTGATGTAACATATCACAACACAATATTATTTTACTGACTGCTTTGCTTTGTCTTTTTCTTAACAGACTGTAGATGCATGTGCTGgtgttttaaaataaatgttccCCCAAACATTCTTGAACTTCGTAAGATAACTAAGACATAGAAAATTATGTAAATGTTGTTAAAAAGTATAATCAAATCGACATGTATttttatagccctttttacaagcaatgtcacagagggcttcacatacagccatagaactgccccataaccaacctcaaccctcaaggatATTCAAATATGTATGATATGTATAATTTACTACACCCAGCTCTTCTCTATTTTCGGTACCTACTTCTACCGATGCATTAGATACAATTTGCCTTTTTCAAACATGGATGCAGCATTCTGCTACGGATTTGAGTCAGGGTAAGACCATAAATTAGGGGGTTAAACAGTGGAGGAATCATAACAATTTCTATGGAAAAGAAGTTCAGAAGACTTTGTTTTAAATCTACTGAGCCAAACCGCATAAACATAAGATCGAATAAAACTGCAATTATTACATTTAATAATGCCAGTAAATGTGGAACACAAGTCCTCACAAATTTTCCTCTGCTGTCTAAGGACTTCAAACATGATTTGATCAACAGAACGTAAGTGTACACAATAAAAATGCCAAGAAAAATATAGAAAAATATACTTAAATATGCAACTACATTAGTTGGTGTGGTTGAAGTTATCCAACTAGTCGCAGAGCATGAGAGTTTAACTATCAGCCAACCTGCACAGTACAGTTTCTCTATGTGTGAGCCACACAATTTAAGTCTGGAAATAAATATAGCAATAGTACACATAAGACCTAAAGGAACAAGCCAGGAGAATGAGACTAACTGAATGACATGCTTCTTAGTCATTATAGAGTGATACTGCAATGGTCTACATATTGCCACAGACCTGTCATAAGCCATCACTGTTAACAGACAAATGTCAATGCACACAGAAGAGTATATTACTACAGCTTGAAACAGACATCCTGAATGAGAGATACTCTGATGATGAGACAGAATATCCAGCAGGAACTTGGGGTAGAatcctgaagtaccataaagtCCATTGATGCATAAATTACAAATAAAGACGTACATAGGCTCATGGAGATTTCTATCCATGGTGATGGTAACAGTAAGGGCAACATTTACCATAATAATAACACAGTAAAACAGTAAAGTGAAACAGAATACCGTTACTCTGTAGTCTAATAGCTCCTCGAACCCAGACAGAGATAGTTCTATTGCAGATGACACATTTTCCATTTCAAAcgaagacaaaaaaaattggACCCTTTGCAACATTTATGAATGTGTCATCTCTCTTGTTTGATAATCTATGTTTACTTAATAGTAATATTAAATAAGATATCCCTCATTACATTAAACTTAGCATTACATGTACAGTCTAAAAAAGATATAGATTATTTGGGCAGATATAAAATTAGTTATTATATACTGTTGATGTTAAGTCTGTGCTGTGTAGTTCCAGCCACTATTCTAACCCTTGCTGACTGTCAGTTTGGTCCCGATCTAATCGTATATACACATGAGCAGGTTGTTATGAGATTCAATGTGTCCAATCGGTGATCTGACCTTACGTCATCTTGTAAATCCAGTGAGCTTTCATCTGACAGTAACTCTGAAGTTCATAATATTGCCAGATCATTGATGCAGACTAGAGACAGCATAACAATATGGACACATTCATTCAGTGCTAATTGGTTCTATGATAAAGATTCAGATACACAATAACAACGGTTGCCCAAACCCACTCTTTTAttgtaaaattaaaataaagtaCAAACATAGTGTATATACACTAAACTTCAAGCTCAAAATACAATAAGTACCACAAGAAAAATATGGTTATaaacaactttttttcttttctgtgcATTAATAATAAAAGGAGATCAGGCAGATTTGTGTGAGGCTTTGCATCTGAAGTCTCAGGAATGTTTGGTAAACTAAATATTTGTGCAACAAAACATGTTAACAATTCTATGAACAAGTTATCCTGCAACAAGTACACTTTAGTACACTATCACTAAGGTGAGTTGGCTCAGAACTGGGTCAGATTCTAACTGGATCACTCATGTAAACAAACAGAGCTAGATCAATGACACACTTCCCATTCCTCCACATCTCCCTGAAACCACtagttttatttaaaataaaaagcaCATCGTAACTGTTGTGGGGCTGGGCCAAGATAGAACTCAGAATTGCTTTTTTCTGAGCAAACCTTTGTCAACTGTCAACCCCAAAGTCAATGACACAGCTTAGCAAATTTGCAACCTCTAGAATAAAAA from Hypomesus transpacificus isolate Combined female chromosome 23, fHypTra1, whole genome shotgun sequence encodes:
- the LOC124485813 gene encoding olfactory receptor 1D2-like, which produces MENVSSAIELSLSGFEELLDYRVTVFCFTLLFYCVIIMVNVALTVTITMDRNLHEPMYVFICNLCINGLYGTSGFYPKFLLDILSHHQSISHSGCLFQAVVIYSSVCIDICLLTVMAYDRSVAICRPLQYHSIMTKKHVIQLVSFSWLVPLGLMCTIAIFISRLKLCGSHIEKLYCAGWLIVKLSCSATSWITSTTPTNVVAYLSIFFYIFLGIFIVYTYVLLIKSCLKSLDSRGKFVRTCVPHLLALLNVIIAVLFDLMFMRFGSVDLKQSLLNFFSIEIVMIPPLFNPLIYGLTLTQIRSRMLHPCLKKANCI